Proteins encoded by one window of Streptomyces uncialis:
- a CDS encoding universal stress protein: MAGHESFEPADRKRQVADPTADPLAAEEARHPCDPAFKHGVVVGFDGSMSSERALAYAIGMAHRSSAGLIIVHVANRLPTTVWAGCEPPVFVDVPDHRTEVLGLELACAEYLAEVPWVLVERGGDICHELEEVGREYEADAIVVGSTHGIVGRIFGSVAGRLARRAQRPVVVIP, from the coding sequence ATGGCCGGTCACGAATCCTTCGAACCCGCGGACCGCAAGCGTCAGGTCGCCGATCCGACGGCCGACCCGCTGGCGGCCGAAGAAGCACGCCACCCCTGCGATCCCGCCTTCAAGCACGGAGTCGTCGTCGGTTTCGACGGGTCCATGTCCAGCGAGCGGGCCCTCGCCTACGCCATCGGCATGGCCCACCGCTCCAGCGCCGGTCTGATCATCGTGCATGTCGCCAACCGGCTGCCCACGACCGTCTGGGCGGGCTGCGAACCCCCCGTCTTCGTCGACGTCCCCGACCACCGCACCGAGGTCCTCGGGCTCGAACTCGCCTGCGCGGAATACCTCGCCGAGGTCCCCTGGGTCCTGGTCGAACGCGGCGGCGACATCTGCCATGAGCTGGAGGAGGTCGGCCGGGAGTACGAGGCCGACGCCATCGTCGTGGGCTCGACGCACGGGATCGTCGGCCGCATCTTCGGCTCCGTCGCCGGACGGCTCGCCCGCCGCGCCCAGCGCCCCGTCGTCGTCATCCCCTGA
- a CDS encoding GPR1/FUN34/YaaH family transporter, with product MDSEVSAGSSTSTLGHLALGLTLLAFGIGHTQVIDGVTAADAVSVATYLGGIALFLAGLLALRDHDALNGTAFAGLGALWFIWGAGAGSQVSANAAGLFLLLFALLALSLTLASAGTVPLVRVSYGLLSLSLLLLALGQFGESGGLAKAGGWFAAAGGLAAWYAATAALAHWPTALPKRAAGRGVTATG from the coding sequence GTGGACAGCGAAGTCTCTGCGGGAAGCAGCACCTCCACCCTCGGCCATCTCGCCCTCGGCCTCACCCTGCTGGCCTTCGGTATCGGCCATACCCAGGTCATCGACGGGGTGACGGCGGCCGACGCCGTCTCCGTGGCCACCTATCTCGGCGGGATAGCGCTGTTCCTCGCCGGGCTGCTGGCACTGCGCGACCATGACGCCCTCAACGGCACGGCGTTCGCCGGACTGGGAGCCCTCTGGTTCATCTGGGGCGCCGGCGCCGGCAGTCAGGTCTCGGCCAACGCGGCAGGGCTGTTCCTGCTGCTGTTCGCGCTGCTCGCGCTCAGTCTGACCCTGGCCTCCGCGGGAACGGTGCCGCTCGTCCGGGTCTCCTACGGTCTGCTGTCCCTCTCCCTGCTGCTGCTCGCCCTGGGGCAGTTCGGGGAATCGGGCGGGCTCGCCAAGGCCGGTGGCTGGTTCGCCGCCGCCGGAGGTCTCGCCGCGTGGTACGCGGCCACCGCGGCCCTCGCCCACTGGCCGACCGCCCTCCCCAAGCGCGCTGCCGGCCGTGGAGTGACGGCCACCGGCTGA